One Corynebacterium matruchotii genomic window, TAAAGCGAATTGCTCAAAACTCCGAGCCTGTTGATACTCCAACAGTGGAGTCCACCATGTACGTGTCAACTGTATATGGGCACGTTCGAACTCTTTTGTGAGCCGATATGGCCGGCGCACGAGTTGCAGCATCATTGATGATTCTTCCTGGTAAAAGTCGATTTTTATTTTAAGAATCATCCAAGAATGTACTCATACACAATATGGTAGCAATATGACAACCGCCACATATGATTTTGTTTGTTGCAGGACCTTCTTGACCTGTGTTTTATCTAGTGATCATTTCGCAGCGTTATTCCCAACACCCCCATCCGTACAGGTAGTAAACATGATTTTCTAATCAGCTATGCCCATGGCCGCCGACAACGCTTGCAGCAACTGGTAGCATAGTTGCTGAGCTGGAGTTGTATGGTTGCATCCCGCAAAACATTGGCAAATGCAGGAGCAACAATATAGCACATTACAAACCCCAGCTCAGCAATCATGCTACCCAGGCTCAATGATGTTCCACGGTGTCCTCTGATGTCCTGTGGCGCAAATGATCGGGGAAAATGTATGGCGTGCGGAGATAGCAAAACGCACGGGTTGAACTGGCTTGGTAGCCTGTAACCCGTGCGTTCCACAACACCTTAGTCTGGGGGTCGTTAGCTGCTAGCCATCAACTAACAACCTGACCAATGGTGATGAGTAAATGCTAGCACTACTCTGCTGGTAATTTGCTCTAATGATGATGTCCATGTCCACCAGGCGCCGGAGGCGCAGGTGGTTGGGGCTTATCAACCACTGAGGCTTCGGTAGTCAACACCATGCGCGCCACCGAAGTAGCATTCACCACTGCGGAGTGAGTAACCTTCACCGGATCAATGATGCCTGCAGCAAGCAAATCATCATATCCTAAGGTTGCGGCGTTAAAACCGAATCCATTCTTCAGATCTGCAACCCGGGAAACTACCACCGACCCGTCCACACCAGCATTTTCAGCAATCCAGAAGGTTGGTTTCACAAGTGCCTTCGCTAGGGCTAATACACCGACTTGGGTATCACCGGAAAACTCATCAGCATAAGACCGCAATTCTTGGGCGATCTGTACCAAAACAGAGCCACCACCAGCGATAATGCCTTCCTGTACCGCAGCGCGAGCGGAATTGATGGCGTCTTCAACTCGAAGCTTACGCTCGGAGATTTCGGTTTCGGTGGCAGCGCCAACCTTCACCACGGCTACACCACCGGAGAGTTTCGCTAGCCGTTCTTCAGCCTTTTCCCGGTCCCAGGAGGATTCGGTTTTGGCGATCTCGGCACGAATCTGATCACGACGTTTCTCCAGTTCAGCAGCGGTACCAGCACCATCAACGATAATGGTCTCGTCCTTGGTTACGGTCACACGCCGAGCCGAACCGAATACGGACAGGTCAGCGTCATGCATGTTTACCCCGACCTCGGGATCAATGACGGTAGCACCGGTAACCACGGCAAGATCATCCAAGAAGGCTTTGCGACGCTCTCCGAAGTACGGAGCCTTCACCGCCACCGCCTTGAGGATTTTTCGGATGGAGTTAACGACCAATGCTTGTAGTGGTTCGCCTTCAACATCTTCCGCAATAATCAACACCGGTTTATTGGATTCCACAACCTTTTCCAGCAACGGCAGGAAGTCCGGCAGGGAGGAGATCTTGTTACGCACAAGCAACACAAGTGCGTCATCAAGTTCGGCTTTTTGGGAATCAACATCGGTGATGAAATACGGGGATAAGAATCCCTTTTCGAATGACACACCTTCGGTCACATCAAGGTAGGACTCTAGTGACTGAGATTCCTCGACTGATACCACACCGTCTTTGCCCACCTTCTCCATGGCGGCGGCAACCATGTTACCGACCTCAGGATCGCGGGAAGAAACGGTGGCGACATTGGCAATGTCTTCCGAGGAAGACACCTCGGTGGCTCGACCTTTCAGCAGCTCAATAACCTTTTCGGCACCAATTTCAATGCCGTGGTTGAGCTCGATAGGATTCGCACCAGCCGCAACATTCCGCAGCCCTTCGGTAATCAGCGCCTGCGCCAACAAGGTTGCGGTGGTCGTGCCATCACCCGCAATATCATTGGTTTTCACTGCGACAGACTTCACCAATTGCACGCCAAGATTCTCGAATGGTTCTTCGATATCAATATCGCGGGCAATGGTAACCCCGTCATTGGTAACCGTGGGGGAACCGAACGGCTTATCCAACACCACATTGCGACCACGCGGCCCAAGCGTCACCTTGACCACATCCGCCAGGGTGTTGACGCCCTGGAGGATTCCTTCGCGGGCTTCTTGATTGAAAGCAATAAGTTTTGCCATATTTGACTACTTTTCGATAATGGCCAGCACGTCACGGGAGTTGAGCAGCAAGTATTCCTCACCGTCGTATTTCAGCTCGGTTCCGCCATACTTGGAAAACACCACGGTGTCACCCACCTTGATGTCCATGGGAACACGATCATCACCATCAAAACGGCCAGGGCCGGCGGCAATGACTACGCCCTCTTGTGGCTTTTCCTTAGCGGAATCTGGAATGACCAGGCCAGAGGCAGTGGTGGATTCAGCTTCCTTGATTTGGATCAAAACACGGTCTTCTAGGGGCTTAATATTGACTTTTGCCACGATATATTCTCCTTAATGCTTATGGTTGTTGACCTACTGGCACTCTACCCCCGCGAGTGCTAAGGCTCAAGCAGTTACGCTTTCAGCGAACATTGTCTTGGTTTTTACCAAGTGAAGCTTATTCAGGTGCTGGGAAATACGTTCGGCTTCTCAAGACATTAACGCACGTGACTGTTCTCTGAGGATAAGAATAACCAAGGTAGGTAGCATGTTCTTTCCGATTTGTCATCATTGATATGGCCGGGCTTTCCCAATAGCTGAATAAGCTTCAGTCTTACACCATCACGCAGCGCATTTGTTACCCCAGCTTGATGCATGATGCGATCATCATGATGTCCACGTAAGGTAATGCATTCCCCTGGTTTCATCGCCCACCGTAACAGTTTTTCGTCCCACAACGCCACATGCTTCACAAGTTCTGAGCTGGAGTTTGGAAGATGAGCCCACCAACGAAAAGCATCTGAATCGAGAAAGTACAGCTTGGTAGCTTGGCACCACATCCCCGCACCCCACGACCGGTCCAAACTTTGCATAAGCCACAAACAACGTGTGCGCCCCACCATAAAACCCCAAAACCCCACACATACACACTGATGTTCGAGTGCATAACCTATGGTTTAGGATTTTCGCCGGAAGTATGTGTAGATGAACATAGCGGGTGCGATAATAGGAAGAGAAACCACTATGCAAGTCGCAAAGATCTTTTCTGCTAGACGTATATCAATAGCGCTAATCAATGCAATCACATATATGGTGAGAATCACATTGAAGATAATGAGTGCTATGAACGCTACATCATATGCCTGTGGTGTTAACGGATTCATACCTTTTCAGTTTACCGTCAAAACCCAAAAACATAGCACACTACACTATTCTAAAATCACTCCGATACTAGGGGGATTTCAACTTCCAGAGAGGTATCAGTACCAATCGATAATGCCGACGGCTGAGCACCTTCATGAATCAGTTGGGCGGCTAACGCTGCGATCATTACACCATTATCTGTGCACAGTGTAAACCTGGGAACCCTAAGCTCAATGCCCGCAGATTGACAACGCCGGCCTGCCAATTCCCGCAAGCGAGAATTGGCCGCCACGCCACCACCGAGAAGTAACACTTGCGCCCCTGTGTCCTTGCATGCCCGAATAGCTTTGAGGGTCAGCACATCACATACCGCTTCCTGGAATGATGCGCACACATCTTCGATAGAAATTGTGGAGTTGTTTCGCTCTGCCTGCTCCACATAGCGGGCAACGGCGGTCTTTAGGCCGGAAAAGGAAAAATCGTAGGGGCTATTTTTCAGCCCCCGGGGAAATGCGATGGCCTTTTTATTGCCCTGCTGCGCAAGCTTGTCGATAATTGGCCCACCGGGATACCCCAGCCCCAATAGTCGCGCTACCTTGTCATAGGCCTCCCCGGCGGCGTCGTCAAGCGTGGAGCCTAGTTCCCGCATAGGCTTCCCCACCGCAGTAACCTCCAGGAGCTGCGTGTGGCCACCAGACACCAAAAGCGCAATAGCATGCGGCAAAGGCTCACCCTCCAAATTCGCCACCGCGACATGCCCACCAAGGTGGTTGACACCATAGAATGGCACACCCCAAGCCGCGGCATAAGCCTTGGCTGCGGACGCACCCACCAGCAGGGCACCGGCTAACCCAGGCCCCACCGTTGCGGCGACAGCATCGGGGGCCGTAATGCCAGCTTCAGATAGCGCCGCATGCATCACCGGTTGCATGGCCTCCAGATGGGCGCGCGATGCGATCTCGGGGACCACACCGCCAAAACGAGCATGTTGGTCCATGGAACTGGCAACCGCATCGGCAAGGATGGTCATGGTGCCATCTGCCGCCAAGTCGATGATGCCCACACCTGTTTCATCGCAGGATGATTCGATGCCCAGGATAATCATGGGTTTGTCCTATCCCTTTCGCTTAATCGTGGCCGCAACATAGTGTATGCATCGGCGCCAGACGGCATATAATACCCCTTCCGCACCCCTATCGTCGCAAATCCGTAGCTGTGGTACAACGCCATCGCCGGCTCATTGTCGGTACGAACTTCAAGGAATATCGGGGCGTCCTGGGCGTCCGCGATGCGGGTAAAAGCATCCATAAAGAGCTTGCCGACGCCACGGCCTTGGTACGTGGGATCCACCGCAATGGTGCGAATCTCACATTCCGCATCATCAGGAGGCCCCAACACCGCCATACCGGCGTATCCCACAAGCCGCCCAGAAATTTCTACGCCAAAATATTTTGTTAGAACATGGGTAATCTCTGACTGAAACTCTTCAACAGACCAAGGTGAGTCACCCGGGAATAGGAGTTGTTCCAGCTCGGCGCACCATGGGGCATCAGCGAGGGTCAGTTCCCGAAGCTTCATGATTCTTTCCGAACTATCGCTGGTGACGGCGCTTTTTTGGTGGGTTCTTTCGCATCTGGGCGCCGTAAATACAGCGGTTGCAATGGTTCAGGTTTGCCCGTGAAATCGGCCACCGCCACGAGATCCGCGGGAAGCGGCACACCCGAAACTACTGTGGTTTCCTGCAGCACCGCAGGCAACATCGGCGCTAGTTTTGCCGGCACACTCATCACATCCACACGATCAAGTCGATAGTCGGATTCCGGCGTGGGCTCCCCAAGCCGAGCGGGTTGGCATACCTCGGGGCCGGCTACTCGCTGCCCCCCATGATAAGACGACCAATAGACTTCTTTACGACGCGCATCGGTGGCCACTAGAAGGTTATCCGGATCTCCCAGGTTATGGGCTATAGCATCGTGAGTAGGCACACCATACACGGGGATATGGCGAGCATCGCCAAAGGCAGCGGCGGTGGCCATGCCGACCCGAAGCCCGGTAAACGGGCCTGGCCCCACTCCCACCACAATGGCATCAAGATCCGAGAATGTGAGGTGGGCGTCGTTAAGCATGCGTAATGTTGCAGGTACCAGAAGCTCATTGTGCGCACGGGAATCGTTGAGCACCGTTTCGCTTCGGGTAGCACCATCGCACACTACGCCCACAATCAGCGCGGGCGTAGCGGTATCAATCGCAAGAATGTTCATATATTAACTCACCAAATTCCAGGCACCAGACTGGGACTTTTTCAACGGCAACAACGAGTCAGCTCTAAACGACTG contains:
- the groL gene encoding chaperonin GroEL (60 kDa chaperone family; promotes refolding of misfolded polypeptides especially under stressful conditions; forms two stacked rings of heptamers to form a barrel-shaped 14mer; ends can be capped by GroES; misfolded proteins enter the barrel where they are refolded when GroES binds) translates to MAKLIAFNQEAREGILQGVNTLADVVKVTLGPRGRNVVLDKPFGSPTVTNDGVTIARDIDIEEPFENLGVQLVKSVAVKTNDIAGDGTTTATLLAQALITEGLRNVAAGANPIELNHGIEIGAEKVIELLKGRATEVSSSEDIANVATVSSRDPEVGNMVAAAMEKVGKDGVVSVEESQSLESYLDVTEGVSFEKGFLSPYFITDVDSQKAELDDALVLLVRNKISSLPDFLPLLEKVVESNKPVLIIAEDVEGEPLQALVVNSIRKILKAVAVKAPYFGERRKAFLDDLAVVTGATVIDPEVGVNMHDADLSVFGSARRVTVTKDETIIVDGAGTAAELEKRRDQIRAEIAKTESSWDREKAEERLAKLSGGVAVVKVGAATETEISERKLRVEDAINSARAAVQEGIIAGGGSVLVQIAQELRSYADEFSGDTQVGVLALAKALVKPTFWIAENAGVDGSVVVSRVADLKNGFGFNAATLGYDDLLAAGIIDPVKVTHSAVVNATSVARMVLTTEASVVDKPQPPAPPAPGGHGHHH
- the rimI gene encoding ribosomal protein S18-alanine N-acetyltransferase, encoding MKLRELTLADAPWCAELEQLLFPGDSPWSVEEFQSEITHVLTKYFGVEISGRLVGYAGMAVLGPPDDAECEIRTIAVDPTYQGRGVGKLFMDAFTRIADAQDAPIFLEVRTDNEPAMALYHSYGFATIGVRKGYYMPSGADAYTMLRPRLSERDRTNP
- the groES gene encoding co-chaperone GroES, which translates into the protein MAKVNIKPLEDRVLIQIKEAESTTASGLVIPDSAKEKPQEGVVIAAGPGRFDGDDRVPMDIKVGDTVVFSKYGGTELKYDGEEYLLLNSRDVLAIIEK
- the tsaD gene encoding tRNA (adenosine(37)-N6)-threonylcarbamoyltransferase complex transferase subunit TsaD yields the protein MIILGIESSCDETGVGIIDLAADGTMTILADAVASSMDQHARFGGVVPEIASRAHLEAMQPVMHAALSEAGITAPDAVAATVGPGLAGALLVGASAAKAYAAAWGVPFYGVNHLGGHVAVANLEGEPLPHAIALLVSGGHTQLLEVTAVGKPMRELGSTLDDAAGEAYDKVARLLGLGYPGGPIIDKLAQQGNKKAIAFPRGLKNSPYDFSFSGLKTAVARYVEQAERNNSTISIEDVCASFQEAVCDVLTLKAIRACKDTGAQVLLLGGGVAANSRLRELAGRRCQSAGIELRVPRFTLCTDNGVMIAALAAQLIHEGAQPSALSIGTDTSLEVEIPLVSE
- the tsaB gene encoding tRNA (adenosine(37)-N6)-threonylcarbamoyltransferase complex dimerization subunit type 1 TsaB, which gives rise to MNILAIDTATPALIVGVVCDGATRSETVLNDSRAHNELLVPATLRMLNDAHLTFSDLDAIVVGVGPGPFTGLRVGMATAAAFGDARHIPVYGVPTHDAIAHNLGDPDNLLVATDARRKEVYWSSYHGGQRVAGPEVCQPARLGEPTPESDYRLDRVDVMSVPAKLAPMLPAVLQETTVVSGVPLPADLVAVADFTGKPEPLQPLYLRRPDAKEPTKKAPSPAIVRKES